A genomic window from Aestuariirhabdus litorea includes:
- a CDS encoding acyl-CoA thioesterase, which yields MSEQNLQWDHPTPFISDIEVTAEHIDHYGHVNNCEYIRWLEVVAWAHSDALGLTLERYRELDRGMVVHRHEVDYLAPAYLGERLQIATWIERCDGKLTLERRFQLQRVTDGVTLMRAHTRFICVQLSTGKAKRMPAEYASGYGAVALESVF from the coding sequence GTGTCGGAGCAAAATCTCCAGTGGGACCATCCCACCCCCTTTATTAGTGATATTGAGGTAACCGCCGAGCATATCGATCACTACGGCCATGTGAACAACTGTGAGTATATTCGTTGGCTGGAGGTGGTAGCCTGGGCGCACTCGGATGCCCTGGGGCTGACGCTGGAGCGCTACCGGGAGCTGGACCGTGGGATGGTGGTACACCGTCATGAGGTGGACTACCTGGCACCGGCCTACCTGGGAGAGCGATTGCAGATCGCCACCTGGATAGAGCGTTGTGATGGCAAGCTCACGCTGGAGCGTCGCTTTCAGCTGCAACGTGTGACGGATGGGGTCACCCTGATGCGTGCCCATACCCGCTTTATCTGTGTCCAGCTCAGCACCGGCAAGGCCAAGCGGATGCCTGCGGAGTATGCATCAGGCTATGGGGCTGTGGCTCTGGAGTCCGTGTTCTAG
- a CDS encoding MATE family efflux transporter, with protein sequence MVATNPFLTAPVAPLLRKLTLPMMGGIISLMLFYLLDAYFIAQLGIDELAVVGFSLPFATTLVNLAVGLGIGISATVARAQGANSSLPIADTGRNALLMATLILISISTLSLLFLDTFFSLLGAPDALLPLIHDYISLWLVGCTCQLILMNANAIFRATGNTRTPAKLMALGALLNALLDPCLIFGLGPLPALGLQGAAIASILAWSITLLLGIRLLVVDHRLVNWSLPKPGELARCWPGIMRIALPAALSNMMTPLAIAIITSVVAGFGPEAVAAFGVGERISGLALLAILALSMTLPPLVSQNLGAGNHQRIHQAIRGSHRFALVWQTGIYLILALAAPWIAPLFGDSPVTHHYIQLYLWCVLISLGPLGVTILTVSSLNALHQPGRAIAVSACRLFLLFIPLTWAGALAGGMPGLFVGAALANLLSAVVARAILQLDRLAAPAED encoded by the coding sequence ATGGTAGCCACCAACCCTTTCCTGACTGCACCGGTCGCACCCCTTCTTCGCAAGCTGACGCTCCCCATGATGGGCGGCATCATTTCCCTTATGCTTTTTTACCTGCTCGATGCCTACTTTATCGCCCAGCTGGGGATTGACGAGCTTGCCGTGGTGGGGTTCAGCCTTCCCTTCGCGACCACACTGGTTAACCTCGCGGTCGGCCTGGGAATCGGCATTTCAGCCACGGTTGCCCGCGCCCAGGGGGCCAACAGCAGCCTCCCCATCGCCGATACCGGCCGCAATGCACTGCTCATGGCTACCCTGATACTGATCAGCATCAGCACTCTGAGCCTACTGTTCCTGGATACGTTTTTTTCACTGCTGGGCGCCCCCGACGCCCTGCTCCCCCTGATCCATGACTACATCAGCCTTTGGCTTGTCGGCTGCACCTGCCAACTGATCCTGATGAACGCTAACGCCATTTTTCGGGCAACCGGCAATACCCGAACCCCCGCCAAGCTGATGGCCCTGGGCGCACTGCTCAACGCCTTGCTTGATCCGTGCCTGATCTTTGGCCTGGGCCCCCTGCCGGCACTGGGGCTCCAGGGCGCAGCGATCGCCTCGATCCTGGCCTGGTCCATCACCCTGCTACTGGGTATCCGCCTACTGGTTGTCGACCACCGTCTCGTCAACTGGTCACTGCCGAAGCCTGGGGAGCTGGCCCGCTGCTGGCCGGGCATTATGCGCATCGCCTTGCCGGCTGCACTCTCGAACATGATGACCCCTCTGGCTATCGCCATCATCACCTCAGTGGTGGCCGGCTTCGGGCCTGAGGCGGTCGCCGCCTTCGGTGTGGGTGAGCGCATCAGCGGTCTCGCCCTGTTGGCCATACTGGCCCTCTCCATGACACTCCCTCCACTGGTCAGCCAAAACCTTGGCGCCGGCAACCACCAACGCATCCATCAGGCGATTCGCGGCAGCCACCGCTTTGCCCTTGTCTGGCAAACCGGCATTTACCTGATCCTCGCGCTGGCCGCCCCCTGGATTGCCCCCCTGTTTGGCGACAGCCCGGTGACCCACCACTACATCCAGCTCTATCTCTGGTGTGTTCTGATCAGCCTCGGCCCCCTGGGGGTAACCATACTCACCGTCTCCTCCCTCAACGCACTGCACCAACCCGGCCGGGCCATTGCCGTCAGTGCTTGCCGCCTGTTCCTGCTTTTCATTCCCCTGACCTGGGCGGGCGCCCTGGCAGGTGGTATGCCGGGCCTGTTTGTGGGGGCCGCTCTTGCCAATCTGCTCTCTGCCGTGGTGGCACGGGCTATCTTGCAACTGGACCGACTCGCCGCTCCTGCTGAAGATTGA
- a CDS encoding valine--pyruvate transaminase — protein sequence MKLSAFGEKFTSNSGILSLMDDLGNALASGEEMIMMGGGNPAHIPEVESAFKRRLQRILDNHDEFVRLIGTYDAPQGEKHFIEALVKLLNNRFGWGLTTDNIALTNGSQNAFFILFNLFAGTYSDGTTRQIQLPLAPEYIGYADAGLSQNFFSATRPDIELLEGNLFKYRVDFSQLELGEHTGAVCVSRPTNPTGNVITDDEVARLDAMAQAQKVPLIIDGAYGQPFPNLLFTPATPMWNPNTILCLSLSKLGLPALRTGIVIAREEVIKALSGVNAILSLSPNSAGSMLALEMIRDGSILSLSDNVIRPFYQQRAQVAVDHLRQRLAGYNFHIHKPEGAMFLWLWFEGLPISSLELYSRLKARGVLVVSGHYFFPGMEEEWQHSHECIRVTYTRSPAEVQRGLDIIAEEVIRAFNEGGA from the coding sequence ATGAAACTATCCGCATTCGGTGAAAAGTTCACCAGCAACTCCGGCATCCTCTCGCTGATGGACGACCTGGGTAATGCGCTGGCCAGTGGTGAGGAGATGATCATGATGGGGGGTGGAAACCCGGCCCATATCCCGGAGGTGGAGAGCGCCTTCAAGCGGCGCCTGCAGCGTATACTGGACAACCACGACGAGTTCGTGCGCCTGATCGGCACCTACGACGCCCCCCAGGGGGAGAAGCACTTTATCGAGGCGCTGGTCAAACTGCTGAACAACCGCTTTGGCTGGGGCCTGACAACCGACAACATCGCCCTCACCAACGGCAGCCAGAACGCCTTTTTCATACTCTTTAACCTGTTTGCCGGTACCTACAGCGACGGCACAACCCGCCAGATCCAGCTACCGCTGGCCCCTGAGTACATCGGCTATGCCGATGCAGGCCTGAGCCAGAATTTCTTCAGCGCCACCCGCCCCGATATCGAGCTGCTTGAGGGCAACCTGTTCAAATACCGGGTCGACTTTTCCCAGCTGGAGTTGGGCGAGCATACCGGCGCGGTCTGTGTCTCACGCCCCACCAACCCAACCGGCAATGTCATTACCGACGACGAGGTCGCCCGTCTCGACGCCATGGCACAGGCACAGAAGGTGCCCCTGATCATCGACGGCGCTTACGGGCAACCCTTCCCTAACCTGCTGTTCACGCCGGCTACCCCGATGTGGAACCCCAACACTATCCTTTGCCTGAGCCTCTCCAAGCTGGGGCTGCCCGCCCTGCGTACCGGCATCGTCATTGCCCGGGAGGAGGTCATCAAGGCGTTATCCGGGGTCAATGCCATCCTCAGCCTCTCCCCCAATAGCGCGGGCAGCATGCTGGCGCTGGAGATGATCCGCGATGGCTCGATCCTGAGCCTCAGTGACAACGTGATCCGCCCTTTCTACCAGCAGCGCGCGCAGGTCGCAGTCGACCACCTGCGCCAGCGCCTGGCGGGCTATAACTTCCACATCCACAAGCCCGAGGGGGCGATGTTTCTATGGCTCTGGTTCGAGGGGTTACCGATCAGCAGCCTGGAGCTATACAGCCGCCTCAAGGCACGCGGTGTGCTGGTGGTATCGGGTCACTACTTTTTCCCGGGCATGGAGGAGGAGTGGCAGCATAGCCACGAGTGCATCCGGGTGACCTACACCCGCTCACCGGCTGAGGTACAACGGGGACTGGATATCATCGCCGAAGAGGTGATTCGAGCTTTTAACGAAGGGGGCGCCTGA
- a CDS encoding GlxA family transcriptional regulator, protein MSINEPTQHPRKEGVIPRRYGFLLLPGYSLIAFASAIEALRMANWVSGQDLYECTMISPYGAAVTSSCGVETRADGSLEQMPEFDSLIVCGASPVARTGNESVIRWLRHLNRRGMEVGGIGTGSYLLACAGLLDGYRATIHWWDLGSLRDEFPNISVSSNLFEIDRDRITCGGGSAAMDMMLFLIGQQHGLEIASAISEQFVCERIRPPEHPQRIPLQARIGTSHNKLIEAVSLMEANIDEPLTTDDLAFHVGVSRRHLERLFKKHLQSVPSKYYLQLRLEKARQQLQQTEVPVAEVARICGFATASHFSTTYRNHYGLTPRQERSAKLGKG, encoded by the coding sequence ATGAGCATCAATGAACCCACACAACACCCGCGCAAAGAGGGGGTAATACCGCGTCGCTACGGCTTTTTGCTGCTGCCCGGTTACTCACTGATTGCCTTTGCTTCGGCCATCGAAGCGTTGCGGATGGCGAACTGGGTCAGTGGTCAGGATCTCTACGAGTGTACCATGATCAGTCCGTATGGAGCGGCGGTCACCAGCAGCTGTGGCGTGGAGACCCGTGCGGATGGATCCCTCGAGCAGATGCCGGAATTTGACTCCCTGATTGTCTGTGGCGCGAGTCCTGTGGCTCGCACCGGTAATGAAAGCGTGATTCGCTGGCTACGCCACCTTAACCGGCGCGGGATGGAGGTGGGCGGTATCGGTACCGGCAGCTATCTGCTGGCCTGTGCGGGGTTGCTCGATGGCTATCGGGCGACCATCCACTGGTGGGACCTGGGTAGCCTGCGTGATGAGTTTCCCAATATCAGCGTCTCCTCCAACCTGTTCGAGATTGACCGGGATCGCATTACCTGCGGCGGTGGCTCGGCGGCCATGGATATGATGCTGTTCCTGATCGGGCAACAGCATGGCCTGGAGATCGCTTCAGCGATCTCCGAACAGTTTGTCTGCGAGCGTATTCGCCCCCCCGAGCACCCCCAACGCATCCCCCTGCAGGCCCGGATCGGTACCAGTCACAACAAGCTGATTGAAGCGGTCAGCCTGATGGAAGCCAACATAGACGAGCCGCTGACCACCGACGACCTGGCTTTCCATGTGGGGGTATCGCGCAGGCACCTGGAGCGCTTGTTCAAGAAGCACCTGCAGAGCGTTCCCTCGAAGTACTACCTGCAATTACGGCTGGAAAAGGCGCGTCAACAGCTGCAACAGACCGAAGTGCCGGTGGCGGAGGTGGCGCGTATTTGCGGTTTTGCGACTGCATCCCACTTCAGTACTACCTATCGTAACCACTACGGCCTGACCCCCCGTCAGGAGCGCTCCGCCAAATTGGGTAAGGGGTAA
- a CDS encoding NAD-glutamate dehydrogenase has translation MSNLKQQKLDTIDQLKQRIHDKLPFEHRKPVSALADLYFRESISRDLISTPLDELEGALLCLWDCIHQRVPGEPQIRIYNPSFEEHGWHCPHTVIEVITDDMPFLVSSITMELMRRELSLHRITHPVVACKRDDHGQLLDVFPHDTNEKGVIREAVTRIEVDQQGLRKKQQELKIALTEVLRDVREAVNDWEPMRAKLQEVIKITQSSKLPVSKEEKAETLAFLKWVLDDHFTLLGSRYYTLHRDNDGEVFMEIDEKSSLGTFRSMGKNTQLKNKLAPHIREQMLKPTLLSITKSTTRSTIHRPSHLDYLGIKHFDKQGNMVGEWRFFGLYASAAYISPIQEIPLVRQKASYIMQQARCTPNSHKGKTLQHILSQYPRDELLQASAEKLEETLTGILENQSRRQLRLFLRKDIFSRFVTALVLVPRDRFHTELRQQLQSILMDEFKGYNSEFNVQFSEQLTAHVHITVHCENCSDSEVSIEELEMRMREAMLSWQDHLHLALIATDGESDGNHLNHVYGNAFPAAYRDDHSPNRAVSDIHRIESITPERPISTHLSRPLGSFNELHFKVVGQGDTMALSDVLPILEHMGVRVLSARPYKIRSAGDKQFWILDFQISVSSERDLDDPELKEQFQQCFARTYRGELENDGFNSLIISAGLSWRQCVIVRALSKYLTQAQVSFSQTYMEETLGRNHTITALLVELFETRFAPHQESTEETAAELRKQITDALNEVANLDEDRILRHFLSVINAMLRTNYYQLDEQRQPKSYLSFKLDPEQVPALPLPRPKYEIFVYSPWVEGVHMRGGKVARGGLRWSDRREDFRTEILGLVKAQMVKNAVIVPTGAKGGFVAKQLPANGSREEVQAEVIHCYRTFIRGLLDITDNLQNNSVVPPQLTQRYDEDDPYLVVAADKGTATFSDIANEIAQQYSFWLDDAFASGGSFGYDHKKMGITARGAWESVKRLFKEQGRDCQAEPFTCVGIGDMSGDVFGNGMLLSRQTKLLAAFNHMHIFIDPDPQPETSWEERKRLFDLPRSSWSDYNTKLISKGGGIYERSAKSITLSKAAREALNIDRQKLTPSELVQLLLQAPVDLLWNGGIGTYVKASHETHADAGDRANDAVRVDGSQLRCQVVGEGGNLGFTQAGRVEFARRGGMVTTDAIDNSGGVDCSDHEVNIKIMLGQVLANGDMTLKQRNELLASMTEDVARLVLRHNYQQARILSLANQFASSQLGDHMRLINQLEREGRLKRKLEFLPSDEQLHEREAQSEGLSRPELSVLLAYSKMKLYEELLACDVCNDAALGHRLVAYFPKALSERYQALLETHPLRAEIIATHLTNEIGNSMGPTFWSQIGEESNRDTADIVRAYSAARAIFSIDTLWSQLEAISSGLSHSLQTGLFFRLQQLTERATLWILRNNSTISDLESLQGEYHPAVEMLNARLGDYLQGEDLQKIESQVGELTEAGLDPDLARRYAILDHLYYSLDIAAVGASKPGQLERAAEIFFDLNNRLQLHWLRAGVQELPVANQWQRKARATLADELDRLLRTTSTAVLSSADSSMSTSAVLDQWLASNAAQFQRSQSILADIQSSPNRDLAMLSVAIRELRQFS, from the coding sequence ATGAGCAATCTAAAGCAACAAAAGCTCGATACCATCGACCAGCTAAAACAGCGTATTCACGACAAACTCCCCTTTGAACATCGAAAGCCTGTCTCTGCGCTGGCGGATCTCTACTTTCGCGAAAGCATCTCCCGCGACCTGATCAGCACCCCCCTGGACGAGCTTGAAGGCGCCCTCCTCTGCCTGTGGGACTGCATTCACCAGCGCGTACCCGGCGAGCCCCAGATCCGTATCTACAACCCGAGCTTTGAGGAGCACGGCTGGCACTGCCCCCACACTGTGATCGAGGTGATCACCGACGATATGCCCTTCCTGGTCAGTTCCATCACCATGGAGCTGATGCGCCGCGAGCTCTCCCTGCACCGCATCACCCACCCGGTGGTGGCCTGCAAACGTGACGATCATGGCCAACTGCTGGATGTCTTCCCCCATGACACCAACGAAAAAGGGGTGATCCGTGAGGCCGTTACCCGCATCGAGGTTGACCAGCAGGGGTTACGCAAGAAACAGCAGGAGCTGAAGATCGCCCTTACAGAGGTTCTTCGCGATGTGCGCGAAGCGGTGAACGATTGGGAGCCGATGCGCGCAAAACTGCAAGAGGTGATCAAAATTACCCAATCCAGCAAGCTGCCGGTTAGCAAGGAGGAAAAAGCGGAAACGCTCGCCTTCCTGAAGTGGGTACTGGACGATCACTTTACCCTTCTTGGCTCCCGTTACTACACACTGCACCGCGACAATGACGGTGAAGTGTTCATGGAGATCGACGAGAAGAGTAGCCTGGGCACTTTTCGCTCCATGGGGAAAAACACCCAGCTTAAAAATAAGTTAGCGCCTCACATTCGTGAGCAGATGCTTAAGCCCACCCTCTTATCCATCACCAAGTCCACCACCCGCTCAACGATCCATCGACCTTCGCACCTGGACTACCTGGGCATCAAGCACTTTGACAAGCAGGGGAACATGGTGGGTGAGTGGCGATTTTTTGGCCTTTACGCCTCTGCCGCCTATATCTCCCCCATCCAGGAGATCCCCCTGGTAAGACAGAAAGCCAGCTACATCATGCAGCAGGCCCGCTGCACCCCCAATAGTCACAAGGGAAAAACCCTGCAACATATCCTCTCCCAATACCCGCGGGACGAGCTGCTGCAGGCCAGTGCTGAAAAACTGGAAGAGACCCTGACCGGAATTCTCGAGAACCAGTCACGTCGCCAGCTACGGCTGTTCCTGCGCAAGGATATCTTCAGCCGCTTCGTGACCGCTCTGGTGCTGGTACCCAGGGACCGATTCCACACCGAACTGCGCCAGCAACTGCAGTCGATCCTTATGGATGAATTCAAGGGCTACAACAGCGAGTTCAATGTCCAGTTCTCTGAACAGCTGACCGCCCACGTCCATATCACGGTTCACTGCGAAAACTGCAGCGATTCGGAGGTCAGCATTGAGGAGCTGGAGATGCGCATGCGCGAAGCGATGCTCTCCTGGCAGGATCACCTGCACCTTGCCCTGATCGCCACCGATGGTGAAAGTGATGGTAACCACCTGAATCACGTCTACGGAAACGCTTTCCCGGCCGCCTACCGGGATGATCACAGCCCGAACCGCGCGGTCTCGGATATCCACCGCATCGAATCCATCACACCCGAGCGCCCGATCTCCACCCACCTCAGCCGCCCCCTGGGCAGTTTTAACGAACTCCACTTCAAGGTTGTCGGGCAGGGTGACACCATGGCCCTGTCGGATGTACTGCCGATCCTTGAGCATATGGGAGTGCGGGTTCTCAGCGCTCGCCCCTACAAGATCCGCAGCGCCGGCGACAAACAGTTCTGGATCCTCGACTTCCAGATTTCGGTATCCAGCGAGCGTGACCTTGATGACCCCGAGCTCAAGGAGCAGTTCCAGCAGTGCTTTGCCCGCACCTACCGCGGCGAGCTGGAAAACGATGGTTTCAACAGCCTGATCATCAGCGCCGGACTGAGCTGGCGCCAGTGTGTGATCGTACGGGCCCTCAGCAAGTACCTGACCCAGGCGCAGGTCTCCTTCAGCCAGACCTACATGGAAGAGACCCTGGGCCGCAACCACACAATCACCGCGTTGCTGGTGGAACTTTTCGAGACCCGGTTTGCCCCGCATCAGGAGTCCACGGAGGAGACCGCTGCCGAGCTTCGCAAACAGATCACTGACGCCCTCAACGAGGTGGCGAACCTGGATGAGGATCGCATCCTGCGTCACTTCCTCAGCGTTATCAACGCCATGCTGCGCACCAACTACTACCAACTCGATGAGCAGCGCCAGCCCAAGAGCTACCTATCGTTCAAGCTCGACCCGGAACAGGTACCCGCGCTTCCCCTGCCGCGGCCGAAATATGAGATTTTTGTCTATTCGCCCTGGGTAGAGGGTGTTCATATGCGAGGCGGAAAAGTGGCCCGGGGTGGACTGCGCTGGTCCGACCGTCGCGAGGATTTCCGCACCGAGATACTGGGGCTGGTCAAGGCCCAGATGGTGAAGAATGCGGTCATCGTTCCCACCGGCGCCAAGGGCGGATTTGTTGCAAAGCAGCTGCCCGCCAACGGTTCCCGCGAAGAGGTGCAGGCCGAAGTCATTCACTGCTATCGCACCTTTATCCGCGGGCTATTGGATATCACCGACAACCTGCAGAACAACAGCGTGGTTCCCCCGCAGCTGACCCAGCGCTACGACGAGGATGACCCCTACCTGGTGGTGGCTGCCGACAAGGGTACCGCCACCTTCTCGGACATCGCCAACGAGATCGCCCAGCAGTACAGCTTCTGGCTCGACGACGCTTTCGCCTCCGGCGGCTCCTTCGGTTACGACCACAAGAAGATGGGCATCACCGCCCGCGGTGCCTGGGAGTCGGTCAAGCGACTGTTCAAAGAGCAGGGTCGTGACTGCCAGGCCGAGCCCTTTACCTGCGTTGGTATTGGCGATATGAGCGGCGACGTGTTTGGCAACGGGATGTTGCTATCACGCCAGACCAAACTGCTGGCAGCCTTCAACCACATGCATATCTTTATCGACCCCGATCCTCAGCCGGAGACATCCTGGGAGGAGCGCAAGCGCCTGTTCGACCTGCCCCGTTCCAGCTGGAGTGACTATAACACCAAGCTGATCTCCAAAGGCGGCGGCATCTACGAGCGTTCTGCGAAGTCGATCACCCTCAGTAAAGCGGCCCGTGAAGCACTCAATATCGATCGCCAGAAGCTAACCCCCAGCGAACTGGTGCAGCTGCTGCTGCAGGCACCGGTCGACCTGCTCTGGAACGGCGGTATCGGCACCTACGTTAAGGCCTCCCACGAAACCCATGCCGACGCCGGCGATCGTGCCAACGATGCAGTGCGGGTCGACGGCAGCCAGTTGCGCTGCCAGGTCGTTGGTGAAGGGGGCAATCTGGGCTTTACCCAGGCTGGTCGGGTCGAGTTTGCCCGCCGCGGCGGCATGGTTACCACCGACGCCATCGATAACTCCGGCGGCGTCGACTGCTCTGACCATGAGGTCAACATCAAGATTATGCTTGGGCAGGTGCTGGCCAACGGCGATATGACCCTCAAGCAGCGCAACGAGCTGCTTGCCAGTATGACCGAGGATGTGGCCAGGCTGGTACTGAGGCACAACTACCAGCAGGCTCGCATCCTGAGCCTGGCTAACCAGTTCGCTTCCAGCCAGCTTGGTGATCACATGCGGCTGATCAACCAACTCGAACGTGAGGGACGCCTCAAGCGGAAGCTGGAGTTCCTGCCCAGCGATGAGCAGCTGCACGAACGCGAAGCCCAGTCCGAAGGATTGAGTCGCCCAGAGCTTTCGGTACTGCTGGCTTACAGCAAAATGAAGCTCTACGAAGAACTGCTCGCCTGCGATGTGTGCAACGATGCGGCCCTAGGACACCGACTGGTCGCGTACTTCCCGAAAGCGCTCAGCGAACGTTACCAGGCGCTGCTCGAAACCCATCCGCTGCGGGCCGAGATTATTGCCACCCACCTGACCAACGAAATTGGTAACTCCATGGGCCCCACTTTCTGGTCCCAGATTGGCGAAGAGAGCAACCGCGACACCGCCGATATTGTGCGCGCCTATAGCGCTGCACGGGCGATCTTCTCCATCGACACCCTCTGGAGCCAACTGGAAGCTATCAGCAGTGGGCTGAGCCACAGCTTGCAGACCGGCCTCTTCTTCCGCCTACAGCAGCTAACCGAGCGAGCCACCCTGTGGATTCTGCGCAACAACAGCACCATCAGCGACCTGGAATCGCTGCAGGGTGAATACCACCCCGCGGTCGAGATGCTGAACGCACGTCTGGGGGACTACCTTCAGGGTGAGGACCTGCAGAAGATCGAATCCCAGGTCGGCGAGCTCACGGAGGCGGGCCTGGATCCTGACCTCGCCCGCCGCTATGCGATACTCGATCATCTTTACTACAGCCTAGATATTGCTGCTGTCGGTGCCAGCAAACCGGGGCAGCTTGAGCGCGCAGCAGAGATCTTCTTTGACCTCAACAACCGCTTGCAGCTGCACTGGCTGAGAGCCGGAGTCCAGGAGCTGCCGGTGGCTAACCAGTGGCAGCGTAAGGCACGCGCTACCCTGGCCGACGAACTTGACCGCCTGCTTCGCACCACCAGCACCGCGGTCCTGAGCAGTGCTGATAGCAGCATGAGCACGTCAGCCGTGCTGGACCAGTGGCTGGCGTCAAATGCAGCACAGTTCCAACGCAGCCAGTCTATTCTGGCCGACATTCAGTCCAGTCCTAATCGCGACCTCGCCATGTTGTCCGTTGCGATCAGGGAACTGAGACAGTTTTCCTGA
- a CDS encoding aspartate aminotransferase family protein yields MTQSTYTRETFDQVMVPNYAPQAIIPVKGEGSRVWDQEGREYIDFAGGIAVNALGHCHPELVSALKEQADKLWHLSNVYTNEPALKLASQLTEATFAERVFFANSGAEANEAAFKLARRHAFTHYGAQKHEIIAFHQAFHGRTLFTVSVGGQQKYREGFEPAPGGITHLPFNDLAALEAAISDNTCAVVMEPIQGEGGIITGDPEFIKGARALCDKYNALLVFDEVQTGVGRIGELYAYMDTGVTPDILTTAKALGGGFPVGAMLTTEAIAASFVVGTHGSTYGGNPLACAVASKVLEIVNDRQLLDGVKAKRERFVAALNAINAEHNVFSEIRGKGLLIGAALNSTWEGKAAKFLAAAREQGTMVLVAGPNVLRMAPSLVIPDEDIDAGMAGLAKAVAEVVAAGPDA; encoded by the coding sequence ATGACTCAGTCAACCTATACACGCGAAACCTTTGATCAGGTAATGGTCCCCAACTATGCCCCACAGGCGATCATTCCGGTCAAGGGCGAAGGCTCTCGCGTCTGGGATCAGGAGGGCCGGGAGTATATCGATTTTGCCGGCGGTATCGCGGTTAACGCCCTGGGCCACTGCCACCCCGAGCTGGTAAGCGCCCTCAAGGAGCAGGCTGACAAGCTCTGGCACCTGAGCAATGTTTACACCAACGAACCGGCTCTCAAGCTGGCCAGCCAGCTGACCGAAGCCACCTTTGCCGAGCGTGTTTTCTTCGCCAACTCCGGTGCCGAAGCCAATGAGGCGGCGTTCAAACTGGCTCGTCGTCACGCCTTCACCCACTACGGCGCACAAAAGCACGAGATCATCGCGTTCCACCAGGCGTTTCACGGTCGCACCCTGTTCACCGTTTCCGTCGGTGGCCAGCAGAAGTACCGTGAAGGCTTCGAGCCCGCCCCCGGAGGGATCACCCACCTTCCCTTTAACGACCTGGCAGCGCTGGAAGCGGCCATCTCCGACAACACCTGCGCCGTGGTGATGGAGCCCATCCAGGGCGAAGGCGGCATCATTACCGGCGACCCGGAGTTCATTAAAGGCGCCCGTGCCCTGTGCGATAAGTACAACGCGCTGCTGGTATTTGATGAGGTTCAAACCGGCGTTGGCCGCATCGGCGAGCTCTACGCCTATATGGACACCGGCGTCACCCCTGACATCCTGACCACCGCCAAGGCGTTGGGCGGTGGCTTCCCGGTCGGTGCCATGCTGACCACCGAGGCAATCGCGGCGAGTTTCGTGGTGGGCACGCATGGCAGCACCTACGGCGGCAACCCACTTGCCTGCGCGGTGGCCAGCAAGGTGCTGGAGATCGTCAACGACCGCCAACTGCTGGACGGAGTTAAAGCCAAACGTGAGCGCTTTGTTGCGGCCCTCAACGCCATCAACGCCGAGCACAATGTGTTCAGCGAAATTCGTGGCAAGGGGTTACTGATCGGTGCGGCACTCAACAGCACCTGGGAGGGCAAGGCCGCCAAGTTCCTAGCGGCCGCGCGCGAGCAGGGCACCATGGTTCTGGTAGCCGGCCCGAACGTGCTGCGCATGGCCCCCTCGCTGGTCATCCCCGATGAGGATATCGACGCAGGAATGGCCGGCCTGGCAAAAGCCGTCGCTGAAGTAGTAGCGGCGGGTCCCGACGCCTGA